The Sinomonas sp. P10A9 genome includes a window with the following:
- a CDS encoding PD-(D/E)XK nuclease family protein, giving the protein MIVEFGWFLDRAPWAYASPGLNRVRVGRKNLIGLLQTRLGLTRAETPNAERVSQYLATLEHLDSPDAWFHDSLHADAWSTAYDLLAARDDAVANGWRGDLPDESAREDTHARAGTERGTAHDGGPSPLLRTLAAAERAGRGPERAGVAGGGLAPSLADDVAELLDELESSPLPLGIDELVLQHPEETFPAVWRRIIGALRDRGVRVSEAPQSPGAPELTVLSAETEWEAAEHAARWLAAGGDGGGDSGANASTAVVCSDPTPVLDQYLTMHGQPRLGVGEQSVWRAQDALIPLFFELVWEPANVHLLAEFLTLPDSPVKRRAARHLLRSLAREPGTRGPEWERAIADIGADETLGPDLAAQLDRTFSTHLLLDVEHRRPTGGQLVEATSWFAAALNARAAVVPRLQPTSAQLKRVLALVAPLRHVSRKDLRRIVASVVTADAEPILPAEAAPWLRLNHLVELGEDVEDVLWWGFQSASTPRVRRWDAHDAATLARVGVELPSPQDLTALAVRETLAAAGRCRRLVVVQIAQRNGERVDSNPLLEALVERYGRAPAVGGASPGVGGGSSSVAERIAKATRVPSDLTDADGVWRLAGRTAQLRRAEAARPSAPDPVQEVGANTALAPETLSYSQLDVLLGCSMRWALERKGSLRVPDAADIPEGSRMIGSFAHRVIEKLHAMLRPQHRAVPTDTEIRAVIDTLVPQLASELLLPGQKARRLTVEAAVREAASTFFAMLEKGGIVLQEVEQEFSKDLPLVTSDGVVAVPVRGAADAVGIDSDGRTVVIDLKWYNSVKYLREKVRKGTALQLALYQWALHEGDAPPDDPTAYYLLKQHAFASAHGHFGPAIPREETPAQLWGRAVRSAEFTIEQVLGGRVTATKPVEDAFAEQAKASTAPGEQPKTIEDVETAVGRLYVQPGCRFCHFGALCGLKGDYS; this is encoded by the coding sequence ATGATCGTCGAATTCGGGTGGTTCCTGGACCGCGCGCCGTGGGCGTACGCGAGCCCGGGGCTGAACCGCGTGCGCGTGGGGCGGAAGAACCTCATCGGGCTCCTCCAGACGCGTCTCGGCCTGACGCGAGCGGAGACCCCCAACGCCGAGCGCGTGAGCCAGTACCTGGCCACGCTCGAGCACCTCGACTCGCCGGATGCCTGGTTCCACGACTCCCTCCACGCCGACGCCTGGTCCACCGCCTACGACCTCCTTGCGGCGCGCGACGACGCCGTCGCGAACGGCTGGCGCGGCGACCTCCCCGACGAGTCGGCGCGTGAGGACACGCACGCGCGCGCCGGCACGGAGAGGGGCACAGCGCACGACGGCGGGCCGTCGCCGCTGCTGCGCACGCTCGCCGCCGCCGAGCGCGCTGGGAGGGGGCCGGAACGCGCGGGAGTCGCGGGAGGCGGGCTCGCGCCGTCGCTCGCGGACGACGTCGCCGAGCTCCTCGACGAGCTCGAATCCTCTCCCCTGCCGCTGGGCATCGACGAGCTGGTCCTCCAGCATCCCGAGGAGACGTTCCCGGCCGTGTGGCGGCGGATCATCGGCGCGCTGCGGGATCGGGGCGTCCGGGTGAGCGAGGCGCCGCAGTCCCCGGGCGCGCCCGAGCTCACGGTCCTCTCCGCCGAGACGGAGTGGGAGGCCGCCGAGCACGCCGCCCGCTGGCTCGCCGCGGGCGGGGACGGTGGTGGGGATTCGGGCGCGAACGCGAGCACCGCCGTCGTGTGCTCGGACCCGACGCCCGTCCTGGACCAGTACCTCACGATGCACGGGCAGCCGCGCCTCGGCGTGGGCGAGCAGTCGGTGTGGCGGGCGCAGGACGCCCTCATCCCGCTGTTCTTCGAGCTCGTGTGGGAGCCGGCCAATGTCCACCTGCTTGCGGAGTTCCTCACGCTCCCCGACTCGCCGGTGAAGCGACGTGCCGCCCGGCACCTGCTCCGGTCCCTCGCCCGGGAGCCGGGCACGCGCGGGCCTGAATGGGAGCGGGCCATCGCGGACATCGGCGCCGACGAGACCCTCGGGCCCGACCTCGCGGCGCAGCTCGACAGGACGTTCAGCACGCACCTGCTCCTCGACGTCGAGCACCGCAGGCCCACCGGCGGCCAGCTCGTCGAGGCCACGTCGTGGTTCGCGGCGGCGCTCAACGCGCGGGCCGCCGTCGTGCCTCGCCTGCAGCCGACCTCCGCGCAGCTCAAGCGCGTCCTCGCCCTCGTCGCGCCGCTCCGACACGTCTCGCGGAAGGACCTGCGCCGGATTGTGGCATCGGTCGTGACGGCGGATGCCGAGCCGATCCTGCCCGCCGAGGCCGCGCCCTGGCTGCGCCTCAACCACCTCGTGGAGCTCGGCGAGGACGTCGAGGACGTGCTGTGGTGGGGGTTCCAGTCCGCGTCGACCCCGCGGGTGCGCCGCTGGGACGCGCACGACGCCGCGACACTCGCCCGCGTGGGCGTCGAGCTCCCGAGCCCACAGGACCTGACCGCCCTCGCCGTCCGCGAGACGCTCGCGGCCGCAGGGCGGTGCCGGCGGCTCGTGGTGGTGCAGATCGCCCAGCGCAACGGCGAGCGCGTCGACTCGAACCCGCTGCTCGAGGCGCTCGTTGAGAGGTATGGACGCGCCCCTGCCGTCGGCGGCGCGAGCCCCGGCGTCGGCGGCGGGAGCTCCAGCGTCGCAGAGCGTATCGCCAAGGCGACGCGCGTGCCGTCGGACCTCACCGACGCCGACGGCGTGTGGCGCCTTGCCGGCCGGACTGCCCAGCTTCGGCGCGCCGAGGCCGCGCGGCCGTCGGCTCCCGACCCCGTCCAAGAGGTCGGCGCGAACACGGCCCTCGCGCCCGAGACCCTCTCCTACTCGCAGCTCGACGTGCTGCTGGGCTGCTCGATGCGGTGGGCGCTCGAGCGCAAGGGCAGCCTGCGGGTCCCCGACGCGGCGGACATCCCAGAGGGCAGCCGCATGATCGGCTCGTTCGCACATCGGGTCATCGAGAAGCTCCACGCCATGCTCCGGCCACAGCACCGCGCGGTCCCCACGGACACCGAGATCCGTGCCGTGATCGACACCCTCGTGCCGCAGCTCGCGTCCGAGCTCCTCCTGCCGGGCCAGAAGGCACGCCGGCTCACGGTCGAGGCCGCGGTCAGGGAGGCGGCGTCGACCTTCTTCGCGATGCTCGAGAAGGGCGGAATCGTGCTGCAGGAGGTCGAGCAGGAGTTCTCGAAGGACCTCCCACTCGTCACGAGCGACGGCGTCGTGGCCGTCCCCGTGCGCGGCGCGGCGGACGCCGTCGGGATCGACTCCGACGGGCGCACCGTGGTGATCGACCTCAAGTGGTACAACTCGGTCAAGTACCTTCGCGAGAAGGTCCGCAAGGGCACCGCGCTCCAACTCGCCCTGTACCAGTGGGCGCTGCACGAGGGCGACGCCCCGCCGGACGACCCCACCGCGTACTACCTGCTCAAGCAGCACGCCTTCGCGTCGGCGCACGGGCATTTCGGGCCGGCGATCCCCCGCGAGGAGACCCCGGCGCAGCTGTGGGGCCGGGCGGTGCGCTCGGCCGAGTTCACGATCGAGCAGGTCCTCGGCGGGCGCGTCACGGCCACGAAGCCTGTCGAGGACGCGTTCGCCGAGCAGGCCAAGGCGTCGACCGCTCCAGGCGAACAGCCCAAGACCATCGAGGACGTCGAGACCGCCGTGGGCCGCCTGTACGTGCAGCCGGGGTGCCGGTTCTGCCACTTCGGGGCCCTGTGCGGGCTGAAGGGAGACTACTCATGA
- a CDS encoding type II toxin-antitoxin system death-on-curing family toxin produces MTAFLDLEDALFVVRRMGFHVKDAGLLASAFARPATTVGGHDAYQSLPEKAAALLESVARNHALIDGNKRTAWTLTVLFLWINGFGHAFSTDEAFDLVVGVAAKRLTLDQSARAIAARIARRD; encoded by the coding sequence ATGACGGCCTTCCTTGATCTCGAGGATGCCCTGTTCGTGGTCCGACGCATGGGATTCCATGTGAAGGACGCTGGCCTCCTCGCCTCCGCATTCGCACGGCCGGCCACGACCGTCGGCGGCCACGATGCGTATCAATCGCTGCCCGAGAAGGCGGCGGCGTTGTTGGAGTCCGTAGCGCGCAACCATGCTCTCATTGACGGAAATAAGCGCACTGCCTGGACACTCACGGTACTTTTCCTGTGGATCAACGGGTTCGGCCACGCCTTCAGCACCGACGAGGCGTTCGACCTCGTGGTGGGCGTGGCGGCCAAGCGTCTCACGCTCGACCAGTCGGCTCGCGCCATCGCAGCTCGCATCGCGCGCCGGGACTGA
- a CDS encoding toxin-antitoxin system HicB family antitoxin: MAINVRIPEELDRQLEAVAAAEHVSKNALLLRGAQLVVERHERRKQLEEGLNFVLTHDKELLDRLADA, translated from the coding sequence ATGGCCATCAACGTCCGCATTCCAGAGGAACTCGACCGCCAGCTCGAAGCCGTGGCAGCGGCCGAGCACGTTTCGAAGAACGCCCTCCTGCTGCGCGGGGCGCAGCTTGTCGTCGAACGCCACGAGCGGCGGAAACAGCTCGAAGAAGGCCTGAATTTCGTTCTGACACACGACAAGGAGCTCCTCGACCGTCTTGCTGACGCATGA
- a CDS encoding Wadjet anti-phage system protein JetD domain-containing protein codes for MAGSALTGGAGWTRVSDLRALSQKAWDRGELLREAIRPTGLYPRRRALRRPSAAQLRDHYAAARAWAAELYGAAAHHGTAGAIGTGPFALETTEAGRMTIGANLVPSAAVFASAADEAGFVGRRRELERFCRLADAVLAAEPGLEEWILRRPLASLELRHALPDLVRAARWFADHPAPGLYLRQLALPGIHTKFLEQHRRVLDELVSALDPERAPGGFEARHGLLTEAPPVRFRVLDPALVDSALAFLGGATDVVLRVDDFARLRLEVETVVVVENKVTFLSLPPMPRTIAVWGAGFGSSTRVPGWVRDARVLYWGDLDTHGFAVLDQLRAAHPHVVSVLMDRPTLEAHRELWVEDPRPTRAALAHLTAAEGAVYSALTSGELTRSADRTAWAGVRLEQEYVRWDWALERLLAAVLA; via the coding sequence GTGGCGGGTAGCGCCCTGACCGGCGGCGCAGGGTGGACCCGGGTCTCCGACCTGCGTGCCCTCTCGCAGAAGGCCTGGGACCGGGGCGAGCTCCTGCGCGAGGCGATCCGGCCCACGGGACTGTACCCGCGGCGTCGTGCGCTGAGGCGGCCCAGCGCGGCGCAGCTGCGCGACCACTATGCCGCAGCGCGGGCCTGGGCGGCTGAGCTGTACGGCGCCGCGGCCCACCATGGGACGGCCGGAGCGATCGGCACCGGCCCCTTCGCGCTCGAGACAACCGAGGCGGGGCGCATGACGATCGGCGCCAACCTCGTACCATCCGCCGCGGTGTTCGCATCAGCCGCGGATGAAGCCGGGTTCGTCGGGCGACGCCGCGAGCTCGAGCGGTTCTGCCGTCTCGCCGACGCGGTGCTCGCCGCCGAGCCTGGGCTCGAGGAGTGGATCCTGCGCAGACCGCTTGCGTCGCTCGAGCTTCGCCACGCGCTCCCCGACCTCGTGCGCGCCGCGCGGTGGTTCGCGGACCACCCGGCCCCGGGCCTGTACCTGCGCCAGCTCGCCCTGCCCGGCATCCACACCAAATTCCTCGAGCAGCACCGCCGGGTGCTCGACGAGCTCGTCTCGGCGCTCGACCCCGAACGCGCCCCGGGTGGTTTCGAGGCCCGGCACGGGCTCCTGACGGAGGCGCCGCCCGTGCGCTTCCGCGTGCTTGACCCGGCGCTGGTCGACTCCGCGCTGGCGTTCCTCGGCGGAGCCACCGACGTGGTGTTGCGCGTCGACGACTTCGCGCGGCTCCGGCTTGAGGTGGAGACCGTGGTCGTTGTCGAGAACAAGGTCACGTTCCTATCCCTCCCGCCGATGCCCCGTACGATCGCCGTGTGGGGCGCGGGCTTCGGCTCCAGCACCCGGGTGCCGGGATGGGTGCGCGACGCCCGCGTGCTCTACTGGGGCGACCTCGACACGCACGGGTTCGCGGTCCTGGACCAGCTGCGCGCCGCACACCCGCACGTGGTGAGCGTCCTCATGGACCGGCCAACGCTCGAAGCCCATCGCGAGCTCTGGGTCGAGGACCCGAGGCCCACGCGGGCCGCGCTCGCGCACCTGACAGCTGCCGAGGGAGCGGTGTACTCCGCGCTGACGTCCGGGGAATTGACGAGGTCGGCGGACCGCACCGCGTGGGCCGGCGTTCGGCTTGAGCAGGAGTACGTGCGCTGGGATTGGGCCCTGGAACGGCTTCTGGCGGCCGTTCTCGCGTGA
- a CDS encoding ATP-binding protein: MSVDEQERLFSLEGLAESAADAGEGPRPGFRLHRLELLNWGTFDGGVRTFRLDGETSLLTGDIGSGKSTVVDAVTTLLLPAHRIDFNKAAGAQKKERTLMSYVRGFHKSERTAAGDSSKPVALRGPGSYSVVLGVFHNAVLGKTVTLALTLWATQEAGQPHRFYSLAQREQGIAGDFSDFGGDPAKLKKTLRAGRAEVFDTFENYESAFKRHFGITSGQAMELFHRTVSMKQVENITQFVRANMLDDDDVEARIANLLHHFDDLKRAHDAVLTAKDQIARLEPVRDEAARHAELAAQDVRGRAQRDQLKPWFTSRRLELSLDHESELARTRDRLDRERGERQADELAIERELVQIREDLRTQGGGRLAAIDAEILDLRGTLARQKDRGAVYAAAAERLGLVDPDERVAFDHNATALEGVERGLRERSEALNDERAQLTADRNEVRARRAELEDDVKSLLSRPDLLPRTQLELRARLCAGIGIPESALPYAGELLRVRDGESLWEGAAERTLRGFALSLLVPDEHYGAVSAWVDANNLRARLVYLKVADSPTAPLGTAAPAAEPGTLASKIAVKPGTPFREFLLGELARRFDHRCCETLEDFRRSARAVTPNGQLKTGGGRHEKDDRRDLRDRREYVLGWDNTDKVARLRAELDETVARLSGLETRIARAVEAMGRVGRSQQDLGIVRGTAFEEIDWRGTSRRIETLASEKAQLEGASDALRELSAKEADAVVRLGRAREKVFAVEKRLGANESEAKAIAEAIEECRAILAETPPADDAALAAGIAALARAVLGDEELTYKTAERAQTRVRERLTDELDALTKRLARAAEKTLNLMASFRAAYPAETTEFDESLDAAPEYNALLARLQGNDLPRFEARFKESLNQNTINEVVAFNAFLDARKTDIAARIREINASLAGIEYNPGRHIQLEHQQTTDSDIREFVVDLRSCSEGTLGADEQYSEQKFLQVEKLIERFRGRAGLTALDARWTAKVTDVRQWFTFSASEKWTETGEEHEHFTDSGGKSGGQKEKLAYTILAAALAFQFGLASTAVERPMSGRNPDRSFRFVVIDEAFGRGSDESARYGLELFRRMRLQLLVVTPLQKIHVIEPYVAHVGFVANPTGQDSRLRNMTIQEYREERMRRGG; encoded by the coding sequence ATGAGCGTCGACGAGCAGGAGCGGCTCTTCTCCCTCGAGGGCCTCGCGGAGAGCGCCGCGGACGCGGGCGAGGGGCCCCGGCCGGGGTTCCGGCTGCATCGTCTCGAGCTGCTGAACTGGGGCACGTTCGACGGCGGGGTGCGCACCTTCCGCCTCGACGGCGAGACGAGCCTCCTGACCGGTGACATCGGTTCGGGCAAGTCGACGGTGGTCGACGCCGTCACGACGCTCTTGCTGCCGGCGCACCGCATCGATTTCAACAAGGCCGCGGGCGCTCAGAAGAAGGAGCGCACCCTGATGTCCTACGTGCGCGGCTTCCACAAGAGCGAGCGCACGGCCGCCGGGGACAGCTCCAAGCCCGTCGCGCTGCGCGGCCCCGGCAGCTACTCCGTGGTCCTCGGGGTGTTCCACAACGCGGTCCTGGGCAAGACGGTCACTCTCGCGCTCACGCTGTGGGCCACGCAGGAGGCCGGACAGCCTCACCGGTTCTACTCGCTCGCCCAGCGCGAGCAGGGCATCGCCGGGGACTTCTCGGACTTCGGCGGGGATCCCGCCAAGCTCAAGAAGACGCTCCGCGCCGGCCGTGCCGAGGTGTTCGACACCTTCGAGAATTACGAGTCCGCGTTCAAGCGCCACTTCGGCATCACGAGCGGCCAGGCGATGGAGCTGTTCCACCGGACGGTGTCCATGAAGCAGGTTGAGAACATCACACAGTTCGTGCGCGCGAACATGCTCGACGACGATGACGTCGAGGCGCGGATCGCGAACCTCCTGCACCACTTCGACGACCTCAAGAGGGCCCACGACGCCGTTCTGACCGCGAAGGACCAGATCGCGCGTCTCGAGCCCGTCCGCGACGAGGCCGCGCGCCACGCCGAGCTCGCGGCGCAGGACGTCCGCGGCCGCGCCCAGCGTGACCAGCTCAAGCCATGGTTCACGTCCCGGCGCCTCGAGCTGAGCCTCGACCACGAGTCCGAGCTCGCGCGGACGCGGGACCGGCTCGACCGGGAGCGCGGCGAGCGCCAGGCAGACGAGCTCGCGATCGAGCGGGAGCTCGTCCAGATCCGGGAGGACCTGCGCACCCAGGGCGGCGGCAGGCTCGCGGCGATCGACGCCGAGATCCTCGACCTCCGCGGCACGCTCGCGCGCCAGAAGGACCGCGGGGCCGTCTACGCTGCCGCCGCGGAGCGTCTGGGGCTCGTCGACCCGGACGAGCGCGTGGCCTTCGACCACAACGCGACGGCCCTGGAAGGTGTCGAGCGCGGCCTGCGCGAGCGGTCCGAGGCGCTCAACGACGAGAGGGCACAGCTCACCGCGGACCGCAACGAGGTCCGGGCGCGGCGCGCCGAGCTCGAGGACGACGTCAAGAGCCTCCTCTCACGCCCGGACCTCCTGCCGCGCACGCAGCTCGAGCTGCGCGCGCGGCTCTGCGCCGGCATCGGGATCCCCGAATCCGCTCTCCCGTATGCGGGGGAACTCCTGCGGGTCCGGGACGGCGAGTCGCTCTGGGAGGGCGCCGCGGAGCGCACGCTGCGCGGCTTCGCGCTCTCGCTCCTCGTCCCCGACGAGCACTACGGCGCGGTGAGCGCGTGGGTGGACGCGAACAACCTGCGCGCGCGGCTCGTGTACCTCAAGGTCGCGGACTCGCCCACCGCGCCCCTCGGGACAGCCGCGCCGGCGGCCGAGCCGGGGACGCTCGCCTCGAAGATCGCGGTCAAGCCGGGCACGCCGTTCCGCGAGTTCCTGCTTGGGGAGCTCGCGCGGCGCTTCGACCATCGCTGCTGCGAGACGCTCGAGGACTTCCGCCGCTCGGCCCGCGCCGTGACGCCCAACGGACAGCTCAAGACCGGAGGCGGCCGCCACGAGAAGGACGACCGGCGGGACCTCCGCGACCGCCGCGAGTACGTGCTGGGCTGGGACAACACCGACAAGGTCGCGCGGCTGCGGGCCGAGCTCGACGAGACCGTGGCGCGGCTTTCAGGCCTCGAGACGAGGATCGCGCGGGCCGTCGAGGCGATGGGCCGTGTGGGCCGGAGTCAGCAGGACCTTGGGATCGTGCGCGGCACCGCGTTCGAGGAGATCGACTGGCGCGGGACGTCCCGGCGCATCGAGACGCTCGCCTCCGAGAAGGCCCAGCTCGAGGGGGCGAGCGACGCCCTCCGCGAGCTGTCCGCAAAGGAGGCGGACGCCGTCGTGCGCCTGGGCAGGGCCCGCGAGAAGGTCTTCGCGGTCGAGAAGCGGCTTGGGGCGAACGAGTCGGAGGCCAAGGCAATCGCCGAGGCGATCGAGGAGTGCCGGGCCATCCTCGCCGAGACGCCGCCCGCGGACGACGCCGCGCTGGCCGCCGGGATCGCGGCCCTCGCCCGCGCTGTGCTCGGCGACGAGGAGCTCACGTACAAGACCGCCGAACGCGCCCAGACACGCGTGCGCGAGCGGCTCACGGATGAGCTCGACGCACTCACCAAGCGCCTGGCCAGGGCCGCCGAGAAGACCCTGAACCTCATGGCGTCCTTCCGCGCCGCCTACCCCGCCGAGACCACGGAGTTCGACGAGTCCCTCGACGCCGCACCCGAGTACAACGCGCTCCTCGCACGCCTCCAGGGGAATGACCTGCCCCGCTTCGAGGCCCGGTTCAAGGAGTCGCTTAACCAGAACACCATCAACGAGGTCGTCGCGTTCAACGCGTTCCTCGATGCGCGCAAGACGGACATCGCGGCGCGGATCCGCGAGATCAACGCCTCGCTCGCCGGGATCGAGTACAACCCGGGCCGGCACATCCAGCTCGAGCACCAGCAGACCACGGACTCGGACATCCGCGAGTTCGTCGTGGACCTGCGGTCCTGCTCCGAGGGGACACTCGGCGCCGACGAGCAGTACTCGGAGCAGAAGTTCCTCCAGGTCGAGAAGCTCATCGAGCGCTTCCGGGGCCGCGCCGGGCTCACGGCCCTCGATGCCCGGTGGACGGCGAAGGTCACCGACGTGCGCCAGTGGTTCACGTTCAGCGCCTCCGAGAAGTGGACCGAGACCGGCGAGGAGCACGAGCACTTCACCGATTCGGGCGGCAAGTCCGGCGGCCAGAAGGAGAAGCTCGCCTACACGATCCTCGCGGCCGCGCTCGCGTTCCAGTTCGGCCTCGCGAGCACGGCGGTTGAGCGGCCCATGTCCGGCCGGAACCCCGATCGGAGCTTCCGCTTCGTCGTGATCGACGAGGCGTTCGGCCGGGGCTCCGACGAATCGGCGCGGTACGGCCTCGAGCTGTTCCGCCGCATGCGGCTGCAGCTCCTCGTGGTCACGCCGCTGCAGAAGATCCACGTCATCGAGCCGTATGTGGCACACGTGGGCTTCGTCGCGAACCCGACCGGCCAGGACTCGCGCCTGCGCAACATGACGATCCAGGAGTACCGCGAGGAGCGGATGCGGCGTGGCGGGTAG
- a CDS encoding DUF4194 domain-containing protein — translation MSAGAAALPSSAPHPDELPAVVTRLFKGVLYREADEKLWQALGELSSHVQDYVSVLGLELFLDEAEGYAFLRSRDDADGALPRLVPRRQLTFNVSLLLALLRARLAEFDQRNDETRLVMTEEQLRDMLSVFLPESSNEARIMDQLATTIKKVVELGFLRRMRGDGRGQGDEYEVVRIIKAFVDAQWLEEFDARLADYRAALADGTANGKDGDGS, via the coding sequence ATGTCAGCGGGGGCCGCCGCCCTGCCGTCGTCCGCGCCCCACCCGGACGAGCTGCCCGCCGTCGTCACCCGCCTCTTCAAGGGAGTCCTGTACCGCGAGGCGGACGAGAAACTGTGGCAGGCGCTTGGCGAGCTGAGCTCGCACGTGCAGGACTATGTGTCCGTGCTGGGCCTCGAGCTGTTCCTCGACGAGGCCGAGGGGTACGCGTTCCTCCGCTCGCGCGACGACGCCGACGGCGCGCTGCCGCGACTCGTGCCGCGCCGCCAGCTCACGTTCAACGTGAGCCTGCTCCTGGCTCTCCTGCGGGCGCGCCTCGCGGAGTTCGACCAGCGCAACGACGAGACGCGGCTCGTCATGACCGAGGAGCAGCTTCGGGACATGCTTTCGGTCTTCCTGCCCGAGTCGAGCAACGAGGCCAGGATCATGGACCAGCTGGCCACCACGATCAAGAAGGTCGTCGAGCTCGGCTTCCTGCGGCGGATGCGCGGCGACGGCCGCGGCCAGGGAGACGAGTACGAGGTGGTCCGGATCATCAAGGCGTTCGTCGATGCGCAGTGGCTCGAGGAATTCGACGCTCGGCTCGCGGACTACCGGGCGGCGCTCGCAGACGGCACGGCCAACGGCAAGGACGGGGACGGCTCATGA
- a CDS encoding DUF3375 domain-containing protein produces MDFFAVRALRETHPGWSLLCAQTAPLALGFFMAAFTGPNRRNVGRQELVDTLEDVLFRIRESLGDDAFPRRASEYLDEWANPEKAWLRKYYAEGRDEPVYDLTASTEDAVRWVESLEAREFVATQSRLTGIFALLKALVQGSESDPEVRLAELRAERDRIDAEIDRVARGDVRIMPSAEAMDHFQQLTGQAKELLADFREVEQNFRTLDRQVRERIATWEGTQGELLEDIFANRQDIAGSLQGRTFQGLWDYLMSPGQRTELLEMLERASQIEALRGASGLDALATMHQDWLPAVEQTQATVRRLSQQMRRLLDDKVFLENRRIITLIRSIEAHALAVREDPPRGPVAEMPAQHVDVGLPFERPLYSPTGRVPVDDAVEVADDTALDAEALFGQFAVDRVRLRGQIDAVLETAGQASLADIVDAYPIEQGLAEIVGYFQLAAESTWASVDSDQQQHLIWSLPGGERREALVERVIFVRPA; encoded by the coding sequence GTGGATTTCTTCGCCGTCCGCGCTCTGCGCGAGACCCATCCGGGGTGGTCGCTGCTGTGCGCGCAGACCGCCCCGCTCGCACTCGGCTTCTTCATGGCGGCGTTCACTGGCCCCAACCGGCGCAACGTCGGCCGTCAGGAGCTGGTCGACACCCTCGAGGACGTGCTCTTCCGGATTCGGGAGAGCCTCGGCGATGACGCGTTCCCACGGCGGGCGTCGGAGTACCTGGACGAGTGGGCGAACCCTGAGAAGGCCTGGCTGCGCAAGTACTACGCGGAGGGCCGCGACGAACCCGTCTACGACCTCACGGCGTCGACCGAGGACGCGGTCCGGTGGGTCGAGTCGCTCGAGGCGCGGGAGTTCGTCGCGACCCAGTCGAGGCTGACCGGGATCTTCGCGCTGCTCAAGGCCCTCGTGCAGGGCTCGGAATCGGACCCGGAGGTCCGGCTCGCAGAGCTGCGGGCCGAGAGGGACCGGATTGACGCCGAGATCGACCGAGTGGCCCGCGGCGACGTCCGGATCATGCCGTCCGCCGAGGCGATGGACCACTTCCAGCAGCTCACCGGCCAGGCCAAGGAGCTCCTCGCGGACTTCCGCGAGGTCGAGCAGAACTTCAGGACGCTCGACCGCCAGGTCCGCGAGCGGATCGCCACGTGGGAAGGCACCCAGGGCGAACTGCTCGAGGACATCTTCGCCAACCGGCAGGACATCGCAGGATCCCTCCAGGGCCGCACGTTCCAGGGCCTGTGGGACTACCTCATGTCCCCCGGGCAGCGCACGGAACTCCTCGAGATGCTCGAGCGCGCGAGCCAGATCGAGGCCCTCCGTGGAGCGTCCGGACTCGACGCCCTCGCGACGATGCACCAGGACTGGCTTCCCGCCGTCGAGCAGACCCAGGCCACCGTGCGCAGGCTCTCCCAGCAGATGCGTCGCCTGCTCGATGACAAGGTCTTCCTCGAGAACAGGCGCATCATCACCCTCATCCGCAGCATCGAGGCCCACGCGCTCGCCGTGCGGGAGGATCCTCCGCGCGGACCCGTCGCCGAGATGCCGGCCCAGCATGTCGATGTGGGTCTCCCGTTCGAGCGCCCGCTCTACTCGCCGACCGGACGCGTCCCCGTGGACGACGCCGTCGAGGTCGCCGACGACACGGCCCTCGACGCCGAAGCACTCTTCGGGCAGTTCGCCGTGGACCGCGTGCGCCTGCGCGGGCAGATCGACGCCGTCCTCGAGACCGCCGGCCAGGCGAGCCTCGCCGACATCGTCGACGCCTACCCGATCGAGCAGGGGCTCGCGGAGATTGTCGGCTACTTCCAGCTGGCCGCGGAGTCCACGTGGGCCAGCGTCGACTCCGACCAGCAGCAGCACCTGATCTGGTCCCTGCCCGGCGGGGAGAGGAGGGAGGCACTCGTGGAACGCGTCATCTTCGTGAGGCCCGCATGA